A window of Xiphophorus hellerii strain 12219 chromosome 7, Xiphophorus_hellerii-4.1, whole genome shotgun sequence contains these coding sequences:
- the LOC116723684 gene encoding sterol 26-hydroxylase, mitochondrial-like isoform X2, with protein MAAWLLSRALSGRSGGLLPWSRVCCREGCRMAPSVLPALQDKPRKASDLPRVRVWEMLYRMLVQGYYNRLHELQLYEKQLYGPIYWSGMKSVSVNTAELLEELLRKDEKFPSRGDMSLWTEYRDMRGLGYGPFTEEGERWYKLRAVLNKRMLHPRDSAQYDGVINAVVTDFIKRIQRLRLCSPTGDRVVDISNDLYLFSLEGIASILFETRLGCLEKEIPAGTQEFINSIAQMFSNSMAVVITPKWSRSLLPFWGRYIAGWEGIFSFAKTLIDKKMEDIQQRLDNNQDVEGEYLTYLLSNTQMSSKDVYASVTELLLAGVDTTSNTLTWALYQLSRNPETQNRLYEEVSSLVPADRIPSAAEVTAMPFLRAVIKETLRMYPVVPMNARIITEKPISVGGYQFPKKTGFTFCHYAISHDENTFPEPYRFKPERWLRDGRQRPNAFGSIPFGYGVRGCVGRRIAELEMYLVLFQLINHFEVKPDPTTRELKSINRTVLVPDKQLDLHFVDR; from the exons ATGGCTGCGTGGCTGTTGAGCAGAGCGCTGTCGGGGAGAAGCGGCGGTCTGCTGCCATGGAGCCGGGTCTGCTGCCGGGAGGGGTGCCGGATGGCTCCCTCCGTCCTGCCCGCCCTGCAGGACAAGCCTCGGAAGGCCTCGGACCTGCCCCGGGTCAGAGTCTGGGAGATGCTCTACAGGATGCTGGTCCAGGGCTACTACAACCGTCTGCATGAGCTGCAG CTGTATGAGAAGCAGCTATATGGACCCATATACTGGAGCGGGATGAAGTCGGTGTCGGTGAACACGGCCgagctgctggaggagctgctgaggaAGGACGAGAAGTTTCCGTCCAGAGGAGACATGTCTCTCTGGACGGAGTACCGAGACATGAGGGGGTTGGGATACGGACCCTTCACAGA GGAAGGGGAGCGCTGGTACAAGCTGAGGGCGGTTCTCAACAAGCGGATGCTCCATCCCAGGGATTCAGCTCAGTACGACGGGGTGATCAACGCCGTGGTGACAGACTTCATCAAACGGATCCAACGTCTGCGTCTCTGCAGCCCAACAGGCGACCGGGTTGTTGACATTTCCAATGACCTGTATCTGTTTTCTCTGGAAg GAATCGCCTCCATACTGTTTGAGACTCGGCTCGGCTGCCTGGAAAAGGAAATTCCTGCCGGAACCCAAGAATTCATCAACTCCATCGCCCAGATGTTCTCCAACAGCATGGCTGTGGTGATAACGCCCAAGTGGAGCCGCAGTCTGCTGCCGTTCTGGGGGCGTTACATCGCCGGCTGGGAGGGCATCTTCAGCTTCG CTAAAACTTTGATAGACAAGAAGATGGAGGACATTCAGCAGCGACTGGACAACAACCAGGATGTGGAGGGTGAATATCTGACGTACCTCCTGTCCAACACCCAGATGAGCAGTAAGGACGTCTACGCCAGCGTGACGGAGCTGCTGTTAGCCGGAGTGGACACG ACCTCCAACACCCTGACCTGGGCTTTGTACCAGCTGTCCAGGAACCCAGAAACCCAGAACAGACTTTATGAGGAGGTTTCCTCTCTGGTACCGGCGGACCGGATCCCCAGCGCCGCAGAGGTCACTGCGATGCCGTTTTTACGAGCCGTGATCAAGGAAACTCTCAG GATGTACCCTGTGGTTCCTATGAACGCACGGATCATAACAGAAAAACCCATTTCTGTTGGTGGATATCAGTTTCCAAAGAAA ACTGGTTTCACGTTCTGCCACTACGCCATCAGTCATGATGAGAACACTTTCCCAGAACCGTACCGGTTCAAGCCGGAGCGATGGCTCCGTGACGGGCGCCAGAGGCCCAACGCCTTCGGCTCCATCCCGTTTGGCTACGGCGTTCGAGGCTGCGTTGGTCGCAGGATCGCAGAACTCGAGATGTACTTGGTTCTGTTTCAG CTTATTAATCACTTTGAAGTCAAGCCAGACCCGACGACCAGAGAGTTGAAAAGCATCAATCGAACAGTTCTGGTTCCAGACAAACAACTGGACCTGCACTTTGTGGACAGATGA
- the LOC116723684 gene encoding sterol 26-hydroxylase, mitochondrial-like isoform X1, giving the protein MAAWLLSRALSGRSGGLLPWSRVCCREGCRMAPSVLPALQDKPRKASDLPRVRVWEMLYRMLVQGYYNRLHELQLYEKQLYGPIYWSGMKSVSVNTAELLEELLRKDEKFPSRGDMSLWTEYRDMRGLGYGPFTEEGERWYKLRAVLNKRMLHPRDSAQYDGVINAVVTDFIKRIQRLRLCSPTGDRVVDISNDLYLFSLEGIASILFETRLGCLEKEIPAGTQEFINSIAQMFSNSMAVVITPKWSRSLLPFWGRYIAGWEGIFSFGELEKPTAKTLIDKKMEDIQQRLDNNQDVEGEYLTYLLSNTQMSSKDVYASVTELLLAGVDTTSNTLTWALYQLSRNPETQNRLYEEVSSLVPADRIPSAAEVTAMPFLRAVIKETLRMYPVVPMNARIITEKPISVGGYQFPKKTGFTFCHYAISHDENTFPEPYRFKPERWLRDGRQRPNAFGSIPFGYGVRGCVGRRIAELEMYLVLFQLINHFEVKPDPTTRELKSINRTVLVPDKQLDLHFVDR; this is encoded by the exons ATGGCTGCGTGGCTGTTGAGCAGAGCGCTGTCGGGGAGAAGCGGCGGTCTGCTGCCATGGAGCCGGGTCTGCTGCCGGGAGGGGTGCCGGATGGCTCCCTCCGTCCTGCCCGCCCTGCAGGACAAGCCTCGGAAGGCCTCGGACCTGCCCCGGGTCAGAGTCTGGGAGATGCTCTACAGGATGCTGGTCCAGGGCTACTACAACCGTCTGCATGAGCTGCAG CTGTATGAGAAGCAGCTATATGGACCCATATACTGGAGCGGGATGAAGTCGGTGTCGGTGAACACGGCCgagctgctggaggagctgctgaggaAGGACGAGAAGTTTCCGTCCAGAGGAGACATGTCTCTCTGGACGGAGTACCGAGACATGAGGGGGTTGGGATACGGACCCTTCACAGA GGAAGGGGAGCGCTGGTACAAGCTGAGGGCGGTTCTCAACAAGCGGATGCTCCATCCCAGGGATTCAGCTCAGTACGACGGGGTGATCAACGCCGTGGTGACAGACTTCATCAAACGGATCCAACGTCTGCGTCTCTGCAGCCCAACAGGCGACCGGGTTGTTGACATTTCCAATGACCTGTATCTGTTTTCTCTGGAAg GAATCGCCTCCATACTGTTTGAGACTCGGCTCGGCTGCCTGGAAAAGGAAATTCCTGCCGGAACCCAAGAATTCATCAACTCCATCGCCCAGATGTTCTCCAACAGCATGGCTGTGGTGATAACGCCCAAGTGGAGCCGCAGTCTGCTGCCGTTCTGGGGGCGTTACATCGCCGGCTGGGAGGGCATCTTCAGCTTCGGTGAGTTGGAGAAACCAACTG CTAAAACTTTGATAGACAAGAAGATGGAGGACATTCAGCAGCGACTGGACAACAACCAGGATGTGGAGGGTGAATATCTGACGTACCTCCTGTCCAACACCCAGATGAGCAGTAAGGACGTCTACGCCAGCGTGACGGAGCTGCTGTTAGCCGGAGTGGACACG ACCTCCAACACCCTGACCTGGGCTTTGTACCAGCTGTCCAGGAACCCAGAAACCCAGAACAGACTTTATGAGGAGGTTTCCTCTCTGGTACCGGCGGACCGGATCCCCAGCGCCGCAGAGGTCACTGCGATGCCGTTTTTACGAGCCGTGATCAAGGAAACTCTCAG GATGTACCCTGTGGTTCCTATGAACGCACGGATCATAACAGAAAAACCCATTTCTGTTGGTGGATATCAGTTTCCAAAGAAA ACTGGTTTCACGTTCTGCCACTACGCCATCAGTCATGATGAGAACACTTTCCCAGAACCGTACCGGTTCAAGCCGGAGCGATGGCTCCGTGACGGGCGCCAGAGGCCCAACGCCTTCGGCTCCATCCCGTTTGGCTACGGCGTTCGAGGCTGCGTTGGTCGCAGGATCGCAGAACTCGAGATGTACTTGGTTCTGTTTCAG CTTATTAATCACTTTGAAGTCAAGCCAGACCCGACGACCAGAGAGTTGAAAAGCATCAATCGAACAGTTCTGGTTCCAGACAAACAACTGGACCTGCACTTTGTGGACAGATGA